The sequence below is a genomic window from Pseudobacteroides sp..
TCATAATACTCTTCACATTAAGGTTCCTCAAACTTGACACAGCCCTTATAATTGTTGCAATAATTTATTTATGCTATGCAATATATACATGGACCACCATACCTGTAAGAAAACTCCTTGAGAAGAAAATACAAAAGAGTTAATAGGCCTTATATACCGGATAGTCATTTACTGTTTTACCGAAATTAGCGACCAGAATCATGACATCTGCCATGTTAATACACTGGTCCTGGTTAAAATCACAAATGCTGCTATATTCAGCATTGCCTTTTATACTATTAAAACCTTCAACCATACTTATTACATCTGCCATATTTATCCGATTATCTCCATTTATATCTCCCGCCCACATATCAATAGGATTTTGGGCAGTACCTATAAGCAGATCTACTGTACGGCTTAAATAACCGGGCTTTGATATGGTAAAACGTGATAGACCGTTTGATGTATTAGGAACACGTATAACACCATTATCATCAATTCCATTGTTATATAATCCATCACGCCCTGAAATACGGAAGCCTTTTAGCACATCTTTATTAGTAAACGAAAAGCTGGGGTTTATAGTTGCCACACAAATTCCCGGTAAAAGGGTTGGTGATGGTATAGGCTGTGTTGGCGTTGGTATAGGGAGTGTTGGGGTTGGCTCAATATGAGTACCATCATCCAGCGACACAGAAATAAGTTGTATATCAAGCGGAACAGATCCTGCCAGAACACCTCCTAGATGAAAGGCAAACTCGGCATCGTTACAAGTTCTATAGGCAGTAAACTGTTGTTCCACAGTAAGTGCTTGATTTGCCCTAATGGTAAATGGATTCCAATTATTATTCCATACCTCACCATAAGGCTCACCACGATCACCAACCTTAGCATAAATTTTAGTATCTTTCGTTGAATTTATTGAAAATTTAACTCTATACCTGTATCCCTCTTTAATTGAAAATCCTTTATGAGAGATTCGAACGTCCCATTGATTTACTCCCTTCTCATTCATATGTATTACATATTTACCGTCTTCAACAGATGAGTTCGCGTAGCTGTCATCACTTTCAATCAGATTCCAGGGAAGGCTTATCCCACTATTAAAGTTTGTGGTTTCAAGCAGTTCACGAGCATTACCGGGCACACTTGCTCCTACTAAAACGGATAAA
It includes:
- a CDS encoding carbohydrate binding domain-containing protein; this encodes MIKKISLIGVALSVLVGASVPGNARELLETTNFNSGISLPWNLIESDDSYANSSVEDGKYVIHMNEKGVNQWDVRISHKGFSIKEGYRYRVKFSINSTKDTKIYAKVGDRGEPYGEVWNNNWNPFTIRANQALTVEQQFTAYRTCNDAEFAFHLGGVLAGSVPLDIQLISVSLDDGTHIEPTPTLPIPTPTQPIPSPTLLPGICVATINPSFSFTNKDVLKGFRISGRDGLYNNGIDDNGVIRVPNTSNGLSRFTISKPGYLSRTVDLLIGTAQNPIDMWAGDINGDNRINMADVISMVEGFNSIKGNAEYSSICDFNQDQCINMADVMILVANFGKTVNDYPVYKAY